In Synechococcus sp. Nb3U1, one DNA window encodes the following:
- a CDS encoding nucleotidyltransferase domain-containing protein, protein MLISGNYQLSPEARLLLSALRKTLNWPHQQQVEHQLDQVGNYNSEHLLNLAIRNGVEALLEVGWQTDDLPEWRINLRAFLNRKRLQNLSLLGEFLQLQYRCQKEGIPILGFKGPILAHQLFGDVAKRSYCDLDILVEEKNLNRLTELLQTWGYQARQITEFIENGDRYFVDPTRRYSIDLHSALTPSYYPIPIDYTKLWKELIWIDLQGNSVLALTPETLLILLCIHGTKDNWQQLKWICDISQLLTSFPELNWSYIHELTNDFRTSRALDLGLNLCEEVFGSSDLIPKMLGSRSNLFSLLQKHLTCCIISRFFSDSSQPPGLLENLLFCCIRGHVYPFRRWLEKRILPNELDKSWFREIKFLNQKSIFWISGTLSLLIRPIRLIIKTSRKLLI, encoded by the coding sequence ATGTTAATCTCTGGCAATTACCAATTGAGCCCAGAAGCAAGGCTATTGCTTTCAGCATTACGTAAGACATTAAATTGGCCACATCAACAGCAGGTAGAGCATCAACTTGACCAGGTGGGTAATTATAATTCCGAACACCTGCTCAATCTGGCAATCAGAAACGGAGTAGAAGCGCTCCTTGAGGTTGGGTGGCAAACTGACGATCTGCCCGAATGGCGGATAAATCTGAGAGCATTTCTAAACCGGAAAAGGCTTCAGAATCTTAGCTTGCTTGGGGAATTCCTCCAACTGCAATATCGATGCCAAAAGGAAGGGATCCCGATCCTTGGCTTCAAAGGCCCCATCTTGGCACATCAACTTTTTGGGGATGTTGCGAAACGTAGCTATTGTGATCTTGACATCTTAGTAGAAGAAAAAAACCTGAATCGATTGACTGAATTACTACAAACCTGGGGATATCAGGCACGACAGATTACAGAATTTATCGAAAATGGAGACCGCTATTTCGTAGATCCAACCAGGAGATATTCTATCGATCTACATTCAGCCCTGACTCCAAGTTACTACCCGATTCCAATTGATTATACAAAGCTATGGAAAGAATTAATTTGGATTGATCTTCAGGGTAACTCTGTATTAGCCTTAACACCAGAGACACTTCTTATTTTACTTTGTATTCATGGCACCAAGGATAATTGGCAGCAATTAAAGTGGATTTGTGACATCTCCCAACTGCTGACAAGTTTCCCGGAGCTAAACTGGAGCTATATCCATGAACTAACCAATGACTTTCGGACTTCTCGGGCTCTAGATTTAGGTTTAAACCTTTGCGAGGAAGTTTTTGGATCATCTGACTTGATTCCAAAGATGCTTGGGTCTAGATCCAATCTTTTCAGCCTTTTACAGAAGCATCTGACTTGCTGTATCATAAGTCGTTTCTTTTCTGACTCAAGTCAGCCACCTGGCCTTTTAGAGAATCTGTTATTTTGCTGTATACGTGGACATGTATACCCGTTTCGGCGCTGGCTAGAGAAGAGAATACTACCTAACGAACTTGATAAGTCTTGGTTTAGGGAAATAAAATTTTTAAATCAAAAATCTATCTTTTGGATATCGGGAACACTATCACTTCTGATAAGGCCAATACGACTAATTATTAAAACATCCCGCAAACTTTTAATTTAG
- a CDS encoding HEAT repeat domain-containing protein: MPASALDPVNPARLQQIAQQLRSQRPADRMVALAHLREVPDEDAVPLILQVVDDENLQVRSFAVFALGVKQTEASLPKLLEILTQDPDYGIRADAAGALGYLEDPRAFEALVRAFYEDVEWLVRFSAAVALGNLKDPRAYEVLVRALDAPEVLLQQAAIAALGEVGDLRALDRILEFAQSEDWLVRQRLAQALGNLPSAKSLSALNYLSKDPHDSVAAAALDSLRRLQNKGSLD, translated from the coding sequence ATGCCTGCATCTGCCTTGGATCCCGTCAACCCGGCGCGCTTGCAACAGATTGCCCAGCAACTGCGCAGCCAACGGCCTGCTGACCGCATGGTGGCACTGGCCCATTTGCGAGAGGTTCCCGATGAAGATGCGGTGCCTCTGATTTTGCAGGTGGTGGATGATGAAAATCTCCAGGTACGCTCTTTTGCGGTTTTTGCCCTAGGGGTGAAGCAGACAGAAGCCTCGCTGCCTAAGCTACTGGAAATTTTGACTCAGGATCCGGACTACGGGATCCGCGCCGATGCTGCGGGTGCCCTTGGATATTTGGAGGATCCGCGGGCTTTTGAGGCTTTGGTGCGGGCTTTTTATGAAGATGTGGAATGGCTGGTACGCTTTAGTGCAGCAGTGGCCTTGGGCAACCTGAAGGATCCCCGCGCTTATGAAGTGTTGGTGCGAGCTTTGGATGCCCCAGAGGTGTTGCTGCAGCAGGCGGCTATCGCTGCGTTAGGGGAGGTGGGGGATTTGCGGGCATTGGATCGGATTCTAGAATTTGCCCAATCCGAAGATTGGCTGGTACGGCAACGGCTGGCACAAGCTTTAGGGAATTTACCCTCTGCCAAGAGCCTCTCTGCCCTCAACTACCTCTCCAAAGATCCGCATGATAGTGTGGCAGCCGCAGCTCTAGACTCTTTACGCCGCTTGCAAAATAAAGGCTCACTGGACTGA
- a CDS encoding ABC transporter ATP-binding protein, whose amino-acid sequence MARLKRLLQAFQILTAAAGKWTWVWLGLLLWQGLLPVGTVYLTKALVDGLVVALPLGTQGIPLLIEPVAGMASLLLLGELGQSALGWVRAYQAERVKDYINLLIHRQSTHLDLGFYETPDYHDQLHQARGEASQRSLALLESWGQLLQNGMSFLSMFVVLSTYALWLPMLLLIGTLPAFYVLLVFNRQHYRWWKETTPARRWTEYYDLMLTQKVVAAEIRIFNLGEHFTNIYQSIRKTLRQQRLRLLRNQSLGRLGASALGLGVSGTAMTWMFWRSLQGLASLGDLALFYQAFNRGQTLMRSLLGSLSEIHQSGLFLENLFAFLQLKPQLQDPEKPKSIPPKLEVGIELKGVYFRYPGTEIWALENLDLFLPAGRFTAIVGDNGAGKTTLIKLLCRFYQPEKGHILLDKFELEEFSIEEIRRMITVLFQWPVNYQATATENIVMGDLNSPVEEERVRGAAVMAGAEEIIHRLHQGYDTLLGTAFVKGTDLSGGEWQRIALARAFYRQAPIILLDEPTSALDPWAELEWVSRFRKVSEGKTSLLITHRLNLARHADLIYVMRKGKILESGSHNELLASSGSYAHSWKAQLQHQPIAI is encoded by the coding sequence ATGGCCCGACTAAAAAGGCTCCTCCAGGCATTCCAAATCTTAACCGCAGCAGCAGGCAAGTGGACTTGGGTTTGGCTGGGGTTATTGCTCTGGCAAGGGCTTCTCCCGGTTGGTACTGTTTATTTAACGAAGGCACTAGTGGATGGCTTGGTAGTTGCATTGCCTTTGGGAACTCAAGGGATCCCTTTACTGATAGAGCCAGTAGCAGGAATGGCGAGCCTGTTGCTACTTGGGGAATTAGGGCAATCAGCATTAGGTTGGGTGAGGGCTTATCAAGCGGAACGGGTCAAGGACTATATCAACCTACTCATTCATCGCCAATCGACCCACCTGGATCTTGGCTTCTACGAGACCCCCGACTATCACGATCAACTGCATCAAGCTCGAGGTGAGGCTAGCCAGAGGTCATTGGCTCTTTTAGAAAGCTGGGGACAACTGTTACAGAATGGGATGAGTTTCTTAAGCATGTTTGTTGTGCTCAGCACCTACGCGCTTTGGTTGCCGATGTTGCTACTGATTGGAACACTCCCGGCCTTCTACGTTCTACTGGTGTTTAATCGTCAGCACTATCGTTGGTGGAAAGAGACGACACCTGCGCGGCGATGGACTGAATACTATGATCTGATGCTCACTCAGAAGGTTGTGGCTGCTGAAATTCGAATTTTTAATCTCGGGGAGCATTTCACCAATATTTACCAGTCCATTCGCAAAACACTTAGGCAACAAAGGCTGCGCTTACTACGCAATCAAAGTTTGGGTCGTCTGGGGGCTTCTGCTTTAGGGTTAGGTGTTTCTGGAACTGCGATGACATGGATGTTTTGGCGCAGCTTACAAGGCTTGGCTAGTCTTGGGGATTTAGCCCTGTTTTACCAGGCATTTAATCGCGGACAGACGTTGATGCGGTCTTTACTCGGCAGCCTCAGCGAAATACATCAGAGTGGACTATTTTTAGAGAATCTCTTTGCTTTTCTACAATTGAAACCTCAATTACAAGATCCTGAAAAGCCGAAATCAATACCGCCAAAATTAGAAGTGGGCATTGAGCTTAAAGGAGTTTACTTCCGTTATCCTGGAACTGAAATTTGGGCACTAGAAAATCTTGACTTATTTCTGCCAGCGGGAAGATTTACAGCAATAGTTGGAGATAATGGCGCAGGCAAAACTACACTTATTAAATTGCTTTGTCGATTCTATCAACCTGAGAAAGGTCACATTCTGCTAGACAAATTTGAATTGGAAGAATTTTCTATTGAAGAGATTCGAAGAATGATTACTGTTTTATTCCAATGGCCAGTTAACTATCAGGCCACAGCTACAGAAAACATTGTCATGGGAGATCTCAATAGTCCTGTTGAGGAAGAAAGAGTTCGTGGGGCTGCTGTCATGGCAGGAGCAGAGGAAATCATTCATCGGTTGCATCAGGGATACGATACTCTTTTAGGAACTGCTTTTGTTAAAGGAACAGATCTCAGCGGCGGTGAGTGGCAACGGATTGCCCTAGCAAGAGCGTTTTACCGACAGGCCCCAATCATACTTTTAGATGAGCCGACTAGTGCATTGGATCCCTGGGCTGAATTGGAGTGGGTAAGTCGTTTCCGCAAAGTTAGTGAGGGAAAGACATCGCTACTGATTACACACAGGCTAAATCTGGCTCGTCATGCAGATTTAATCTATGTGATGCGTAAGGGGAAAATTTTAGAGTCAGGATCCCACAACGAACTATTAGCTAGCTCAGGATCCTATGCGCACTCCTGGAAAGCACAATTGCAACATCAACCTATTGCCATTTAG
- a CDS encoding lasso peptide isopeptide bond-forming cyclase produces the protein MSGMVGLWDFERGQIEPRQLWAMLDRLAHRGPDGFDIWWKDGIGFGHCALWTTPESLHEVMPLQDPMGQFAITADARIDNREELYSLLGLTGSEREEGDGYLILQSYLKWGSRCPEYLLGDFAFAIWDEPQRRLFCARDPMGVKPFYYSYKPGCGFAIASEIKSLLILPWVTTHLNEERITDYLLAEFEDKEHTFYQDVYRLPPATSMLVNVQVGLRQVTYWSLDPSRELHLPSDSDYVDAFRNLFQEAVACRLRSTGPVGSHLSGGLDSSSVTCMAKKIQPKFELHTFSNVFESVHVCDERTYIQAVLEASDYTPHFVVADQLGPLSDSESIYSFHDEAYYGPTHFLVWGLNRAVQQTGIRVILDGFDGDTVLSHGTGWLHELAHQGEWEPFAKEVSALASGSKGQCQLFQTFGAPHLQELARNNHWRSFSSHAQYISKLLSVSLVGLWLRCGLKPLLPDFAKEQWLYWRTGEHSDRWWDHQLFNSVRINNKYLGRQLEKLRQKEALPAVSERQQHAHMLTTGLVPSMLEIIDLSAAACSLEARHPFFDRRLVEFCLALPPQQKLNQGWTRRILRRSMHGILPEKVRLRRSKSNMEPSFTYGLCQVNRKELVEILTSKATDQPEQLSSSFIPTLLDILRRKDGSLNPSETLVTWKISNLLAWHRISRKRYI, from the coding sequence GAGTCATTACATGAGGTGATGCCCCTTCAGGATCCCATGGGTCAGTTTGCAATTACGGCGGATGCTCGGATCGACAACCGAGAGGAACTCTATTCACTGTTGGGGTTAACGGGTTCTGAACGCGAAGAAGGAGATGGTTACCTCATTCTGCAGTCTTACCTCAAGTGGGGATCCCGTTGTCCAGAATACCTGCTGGGAGATTTTGCCTTTGCCATTTGGGATGAACCGCAACGACGGCTCTTCTGCGCCCGCGACCCTATGGGGGTTAAGCCTTTCTACTACAGTTACAAGCCTGGCTGTGGCTTTGCCATTGCGTCTGAAATCAAATCGCTGCTGATTTTACCTTGGGTTACAACGCATCTTAACGAGGAGCGTATCACCGATTACCTACTGGCAGAATTCGAGGATAAGGAGCACACCTTTTACCAGGACGTGTACCGATTGCCTCCGGCAACATCGATGTTAGTGAATGTCCAGGTTGGCCTCCGACAAGTCACTTATTGGAGCCTTGATCCTAGTCGAGAATTGCACCTGCCCAGCGACAGTGACTATGTGGATGCTTTTCGCAACCTTTTCCAGGAGGCAGTCGCTTGTCGCTTACGCAGCACGGGCCCCGTTGGATCCCATCTGAGCGGAGGTTTAGATTCGTCGTCCGTGACATGCATGGCCAAGAAGATACAGCCAAAGTTCGAACTACATACCTTCTCCAACGTGTTTGAATCCGTACATGTGTGTGATGAAAGGACGTACATTCAGGCGGTTTTGGAGGCAAGCGATTACACACCTCACTTTGTAGTTGCCGATCAACTGGGGCCACTTTCCGACTCAGAGTCCATCTACTCTTTTCATGACGAAGCTTACTATGGGCCAACTCATTTTTTGGTGTGGGGTTTGAACCGAGCTGTTCAGCAAACAGGGATCCGCGTTATTTTGGATGGCTTTGATGGAGATACAGTCCTTTCCCATGGCACAGGGTGGTTGCACGAATTGGCTCATCAGGGGGAATGGGAACCTTTTGCAAAAGAAGTCTCGGCTCTAGCGAGTGGATCCAAAGGTCAGTGCCAGCTTTTTCAAACCTTTGGTGCTCCACACTTGCAAGAATTGGCACGAAACAATCATTGGCGTAGTTTTTCAAGTCATGCACAATATATCTCCAAGCTCCTATCGGTTTCGCTAGTCGGATTGTGGCTGCGTTGTGGCTTAAAGCCTTTATTACCCGATTTTGCAAAAGAGCAATGGCTTTACTGGCGGACAGGCGAGCATTCAGACCGCTGGTGGGATCATCAACTTTTTAACTCAGTGCGTATCAATAACAAATACCTAGGTCGACAACTCGAAAAACTTAGGCAGAAAGAAGCTCTCCCAGCCGTAAGCGAGCGCCAACAACATGCTCATATGCTTACTACAGGTTTAGTTCCTTCTATGTTGGAGATCATCGATCTATCAGCTGCTGCTTGCTCCTTGGAAGCTCGGCATCCATTTTTTGATCGTCGCTTAGTCGAGTTTTGCTTGGCACTTCCACCCCAACAGAAACTTAATCAGGGTTGGACGCGCCGTATTCTTAGACGATCAATGCATGGCATATTGCCGGAAAAGGTGAGGCTAAGGCGCAGCAAGTCAAATATGGAGCCATCCTTTACCTATGGGTTATGCCAGGTCAACCGCAAGGAGCTAGTTGAGATTCTCACCAGCAAAGCCACTGATCAACCTGAGCAACTCAGCTCATCTTTCATTCCAACTTTGCTTGACATTCTAAGAAGAAAGGATGGATCCCTTAATCCATCCGAGACATTGGTAACATGGAAGATCAGCAATCTTCTAGCTTGGCATAGAATAAGCAGGAAAAGATATATTTGA
- the tpiA gene encoding triose-phosphate isomerase, which produces MRPILIAGNWKMHKTQAQAREFLREFGVALQSSPSVPPTRTVSERQVILCVPFTDLALVVEQTQRSGIAVGAQNLHWEDQGAFTGEISGPMLVELGVKYVIVGHSERRQYFGESDATVNQRLMAAQRHGLIPILCVGESKQQRDQGLTESWIFGQLDRGLVGIDLERLVIAYEPIWAIGTGETCAAQEANRVIGLIRQHVGQAQLPIQYGGSVKASNIDEIMAQPQIDGVLVGGASLEPKEFARIANYQALATA; this is translated from the coding sequence TTGCGCCCCATCCTCATCGCTGGCAACTGGAAAATGCACAAGACTCAGGCTCAGGCCCGTGAGTTTCTCCGAGAGTTTGGAGTAGCCCTACAGTCGTCGCCCTCCGTCCCGCCGACGCGAACAGTATCAGAGCGACAGGTGATTCTGTGTGTGCCATTTACAGACCTAGCTTTGGTGGTGGAGCAAACCCAGAGATCCGGCATAGCGGTGGGTGCGCAAAACCTCCATTGGGAAGATCAGGGGGCCTTCACGGGGGAAATTTCTGGCCCAATGCTAGTGGAATTAGGGGTGAAGTATGTGATCGTCGGCCACAGTGAACGGCGGCAGTATTTTGGTGAGAGCGATGCAACCGTGAACCAACGTCTAATGGCAGCGCAACGGCACGGCCTCATTCCCATCTTGTGTGTAGGGGAAAGCAAGCAACAACGGGATCAAGGGCTAACGGAATCCTGGATTTTTGGGCAATTGGATCGCGGCTTAGTCGGTATTGATCTAGAGCGTTTGGTCATCGCTTACGAGCCGATTTGGGCGATTGGCACCGGAGAGACCTGTGCAGCTCAGGAGGCTAACCGTGTGATTGGGTTGATTCGGCAACACGTGGGCCAAGCGCAACTACCCATTCAGTATGGGGGCTCTGTAAAAGCCAGCAACATCGACGAGATCATGGCTCAACCGCAGATTGACGGGGTTTTGGTGGGGGGAGCCAGCCTGGAGCCGAAAGAGTTTGCCCGGATTGCCAACTACCAAGCCTTAGCCACAGCTTAG